One Pyxicephalus adspersus chromosome 3, UCB_Pads_2.0, whole genome shotgun sequence genomic window carries:
- the LOC140327081 gene encoding OCIA domain-containing protein 1-like isoform X2, protein MNVPQANQGEQAMQYVLSEEEVKVVMQCRTESFWYRSVPFSALSMAATQVLISKGFLTTSTRFGALPKVAFAGFMGFVFGKVSYMNVCKEKLMKLENSHLAEQLRAGKIPNIQLPRNAGLNSAYSGNDFANTSSLQTSEPPVSEPPSGYSTQYESRPVDVPFSSSMSESSTTGISDDLAQEPEYFDEKQAKSPPVTYEQLRNKNRGAYDVLTPQTPARPIPNRAPVTDVKKNKYGDVWED, encoded by the exons ATGAACGTCCCGCAGGCAAACCAAGGCGAGCAAGCAATGCAG TATGTCTTAAGTGAAGAGGAGGTGAAAGTCGTAATGCAATGTCGTACTGAAAGCTTTTGGTACAGAT CTGTTCCCTTCTCAGCACTAAGCATGGCTGCCACGCAAGTCCTCATTTCCAaag GATTCCTCACCACATCTACAAGATTTGGTGCATTACCTAAAGTTGCAT TTGCCGGTTTTATGGGGTTTGTGTTTGGAAAAGTTTCATACATGAATGTTTGTAAAGAGAAATTAATGAAACTTGAAAATTCCCATCTGGCTGAACAGCTTCGTGCAGGAAAGATCCCCAATATTCA ACTTCCCCGCAATGCAGGCCTGAATTCTGCTTATTCTGGTAATGATTTTGCAAACACATCCTCACTCCAGACTTCTGAACCCCCTGTTTCTGAACCTCCTTCTGGTTATTCCACTCAATATGAATCCCGTCCTGTAGATGTTCCATTCAGCTCTTCCATGAGTGAATCCTCCACCACAGGAATATCTGATGACCTTGCACAAG AGCCTGAGTATTTTGATGAGAAACAAGCCAAATCACCACCTGTGACTTACGAGCAGCTGAGGAACAAAAACAGGGGTGCCTATGATGTACTAACAccacagactccagccaggcccATACCGAACAGAGCCCCAGTGACAGAtg ttaaaaagaacaaatatggAGACGTGTGGGAAGATTGA
- the LOC140327081 gene encoding OCIA domain-containing protein 1-like isoform X1, giving the protein MSDASLQDPYIKKVQHHCFKYREYVLSEEEVKVVMQCRTESFWYRSVPFSALSMAATQVLISKGFLTTSTRFGALPKVAFAGFMGFVFGKVSYMNVCKEKLMKLENSHLAEQLRAGKIPNIQLPRNAGLNSAYSGNDFANTSSLQTSEPPVSEPPSGYSTQYESRPVDVPFSSSMSESSTTGISDDLAQEPEYFDEKQAKSPPVTYEQLRNKNRGAYDVLTPQTPARPIPNRAPVTDVKKNKYGDVWED; this is encoded by the exons ATGTCTGACGCTTCACTTCAGGACCCCTATATCAAAAAAGTCCAACACCACTGCTTTAAATATCGAGAG TATGTCTTAAGTGAAGAGGAGGTGAAAGTCGTAATGCAATGTCGTACTGAAAGCTTTTGGTACAGAT CTGTTCCCTTCTCAGCACTAAGCATGGCTGCCACGCAAGTCCTCATTTCCAaag GATTCCTCACCACATCTACAAGATTTGGTGCATTACCTAAAGTTGCAT TTGCCGGTTTTATGGGGTTTGTGTTTGGAAAAGTTTCATACATGAATGTTTGTAAAGAGAAATTAATGAAACTTGAAAATTCCCATCTGGCTGAACAGCTTCGTGCAGGAAAGATCCCCAATATTCA ACTTCCCCGCAATGCAGGCCTGAATTCTGCTTATTCTGGTAATGATTTTGCAAACACATCCTCACTCCAGACTTCTGAACCCCCTGTTTCTGAACCTCCTTCTGGTTATTCCACTCAATATGAATCCCGTCCTGTAGATGTTCCATTCAGCTCTTCCATGAGTGAATCCTCCACCACAGGAATATCTGATGACCTTGCACAAG AGCCTGAGTATTTTGATGAGAAACAAGCCAAATCACCACCTGTGACTTACGAGCAGCTGAGGAACAAAAACAGGGGTGCCTATGATGTACTAACAccacagactccagccaggcccATACCGAACAGAGCCCCAGTGACAGAtg ttaaaaagaacaaatatggAGACGTGTGGGAAGATTGA